A stretch of DNA from Candidatus Acidiferrales bacterium:
AAAATCAGCCGCTGGGAATCCGACGGCCCGGTTTGCGTCGCCGGCTTCAACGTCGGCAACTACGAATCGTTTGCGCTCAAGACACGCCGTCTGGACATCGAGGTTTTCGCGAATCGCGCGCTGGAGCCGGAACTGGCGCCGAAGCCTCAAATGATTCCGCCGGAGGTAACCCGTCCCTACGGCCGCCCCGGACGCATTTCCCCTTTTCCTTCCATCATCCCGCCCCGGCCAGCGGCCGAGCCCGGTTCGGAAGCAGCGCTCGAGCGGCTCGCCCGCGATGTCGCCCGAAGCATCGGTTTCTACGAGGAACTTTTTGGTCCTTTCCCCTATCGCCGGCTGGCGATATCGCAAATTCCCGGACGTTTCGGCCAGGGCTGGCCCGGATTGCTCTATCTTTCCACCTTCACCTTCCTGGCGCCGGAAGAGCAGCGCCGGATGGGGATGACCAGCTCGACCGCCGAATTCTTTTTTGAGCTGATGCCGCTCCATGAGACCGCACACCAATGGTGGGGGACGCTCATCGGCTGGAAGACTTATCGGGATCAATGGCTGATTGAGGCCTTGTGCGTTTACGCTGAACTGATGACCATGGAAAAGCAGGATCCGGAACGGAAACAGCTTTCCGCGTGGCTCTCGCGCTATCGCACCGACCTGCTCGCCAAAGTGGATGGCGATCAGCCGGCCGAAGCCGCCGGGCCGCTCTCGCTCGGCCACCGGCTCGCTTCCTCGCGCAGCCCGCAATCCTACAGCGTCGTCGTTTACGAAAAAGGTGCCTGGATCTTCCACATGCTCCGCGAAATGATGCGCGACACCGAAGGCTCAGACCGGCGCTTCGTCCAGATGATCCGCGCCTTGACCGATCAGTTTCACTACCGGCTCATTTCCACCGCTGACCTGCAAAAGGCGGTGGAAAAGCACATGACACCGGTGATGATGGTGGATGGCCGGCGCTCCATGGATTGGTTCTTCGATCAGTGGGTCCATGCGACGGGCATTCCGCAATACCGCATGCAAGCCGACACGCGCGCCAAAGGCGCCGCCTACCAGATTCGGGGAAAACTCGTGCAGGAGGGCGTCCCGGAGACGTTCACCATGCCCGTGCCGGTTTATGGGGAATTAGGAGGGAAACTCGTCAAGCTGGGCCATGTCGTCACCAGCGGCCGGGAAACCCCCTTTCAGTTCACCACCAAATCCCCGCCTCGCCGCATCGTCGCCGATCCGTTCGGAACCATCCTCGCCTCGATGAAATGATGCCCTTCCCCTCTTGCACGATTGAGCTAATCGAGACGCACGACAAAAGGCGTGAAGCCCTTGGCGGCAAGCCGGTCAGCCAGCGAGCGAGCTTCCGACTCGGTCGAAAGGCTGCCAACGCGCACGCGATAGAAGAGGCCGCGCGGAGAGTCATAGGGCACGATGATGACGGGACGATACCGGGTCTCAAGAGACAGTTTCAGACGGCCGGCGTTCTCACGCTCCTGGAATGCCCCCACCTGGACGCCGTATCGAACGCCGCCGGGAACCTCCCGCCCTTCGGCGATAACTTCCAGCCGCACACGCGCCACCCCGGGCCCGACCATGTCAATCGCCCGCGCCGCCGCCAGCGACAGATCAAGGATCCGGTTTTCCACAAACGGCCCTCGGTCGTTGATGCGCACCTCGGCCCTTTTCCCGTTCTCCAGATTGGTCACGCGGAGATAGGTGTCGAAGGGCAGCGTGCGATGTGCGGCGGTGAAATCGTACATGTTATAGATCTCGCCATTGGCCGCGCGGCGGCCATGGTACGGCTCGCCGTACCAGGATGCGTAACCCTCTTCGACATAAGAGCCGGAGGCCGGCGGGGGAACAGCGACTCGGGGTGGTGGTGGGGCCGGGAAACGACCTATCGGACGAGGGCCTGCCTGGCGATGACAACCCGTCGCCAAAACGACCAGGAGAAAAAGCAGCGCGCCGATCCGGAGGCCTCTCACGATTTTACGTCGCGAGGATCAACCGCCGTCGGCTTGCCCGTCTTGGGCTCGGCTGACTTCCTGGCTTCTTCGACCTTCTTCGCCAGGGCCTCCAATTCCAGCGCCGCTTTGCGCAAAACCTTCGCCGTTCCCTCTTGCGCTGCTGGCCGGACTTCGTTTTCCAGATAGTCCACAATCCGCCTCAGCTCGCGGCCAACCGTGCGGCCCAAATCTTCAAGTTTCACCGGCATCGGAAAAGGACTCCACTCGAAAGAATTTTGGGTATTATAGGGGCCGCTTTCGGAGGATTCAAGGAGCACGCGTTTGCCTTTATCGCCGCGGCTGCGCTGGAAACTCGGTCGCTTGCTGGAGCAGGTGCGACTGCTCTTTTCCGCTCGCACCAAGGAGCCTCGCCCTCGGGTATGCCCTTCCTGCGGGGCGCTGGTCGGCGCCTATGAAAAGAGATGCCATCGCTGCGGAGCGGGCGTCGCCGGGCTGAGTTTTGGGCGGATGAAAAAGTGGACGGTGCGATTCCTGCCGGAACGCGCTCCGGTCAGCTTTCTTCTGCTTGGCTTCAACGTCCTGCTTTTCCTGGCAGCCTGGATTGCCACCGCGCGGGAGGCTCGAGGCTTTGCGCCCGGGGTGATCACCGGCCAGCTCGACGCCGGCGTTCTTGAGCGCATGGGCGCCATGCTGGGCCCGGCCATTCTCCTGGGGCAATACTGGCGGCTTGTCACGGCCATT
This window harbors:
- a CDS encoding M1 family aminopeptidase — its product is MRKALAGAILLLGLAVSSPHPATGAQELSPPDLLKALNALRVEGDQVYPVRDLNLRRDRFRIRLVEGKLAFLAPIAGRVTGAVFAGEGQIVFVPPGQMEKASVLRFTGQPILDEKFDHAYFRFTDSTAADWLEQMREVGAEPVADPAFADAWSNRAFHLHPPHSLRMMSTLLDSSPQNYFYAGLAGARLGPFDVVYDQAAGESSWVGQTRERDGKPYYDVWSLMPSREAPRAEPAFRSKRFEIETTIRPDRTMEGTTRVELEAREAGRRVVTFQLSRFLSVDEVRDTGGLTLYFLQNAGAEGRPNASQEDGALLVVLPQPTLQGQALSLAIHYRGSVIADVGNGVLFVGARGSWYPNFGLHDFSRYRMTFRYPARLRLVANGNRLDEQRQGDWKISRWESDGPVCVAGFNVGNYESFALKTRRLDIEVFANRALEPELAPKPQMIPPEVTRPYGRPGRISPFPSIIPPRPAAEPGSEAALERLARDVARSIGFYEELFGPFPYRRLAISQIPGRFGQGWPGLLYLSTFTFLAPEEQRRMGMTSSTAEFFFELMPLHETAHQWWGTLIGWKTYRDQWLIEALCVYAELMTMEKQDPERKQLSAWLSRYRTDLLAKVDGDQPAEAAGPLSLGHRLASSRSPQSYSVVVYEKGAWIFHMLREMMRDTEGSDRRFVQMIRALTDQFHYRLISTADLQKAVEKHMTPVMMVDGRRSMDWFFDQWVHATGIPQYRMQADTRAKGAAYQIRGKLVQEGVPETFTMPVPVYGELGGKLVKLGHVVTSGRETPFQFTTKSPPRRIVADPFGTILASMK
- a CDS encoding septal ring lytic transglycosylase RlpA family protein — translated: MRGLRIGALLFLLVVLATGCHRQAGPRPIGRFPAPPPPRVAVPPPASGSYVEEGYASWYGEPYHGRRAANGEIYNMYDFTAAHRTLPFDTYLRVTNLENGKRAEVRINDRGPFVENRILDLSLAAARAIDMVGPGVARVRLEVIAEGREVPGGVRYGVQVGAFQERENAGRLKLSLETRYRPVIIVPYDSPRGLFYRVRVGSLSTESEARSLADRLAAKGFTPFVVRLD
- a CDS encoding rhomboid family intramembrane serine protease, with protein sequence MPLSPRLRWKLGRLLEQVRLLFSARTKEPRPRVCPSCGALVGAYEKRCHRCGAGVAGLSFGRMKKWTVRFLPERAPVSFLLLGFNVLLFLAAWIATAREARGFAPGVITGQLDAGVLERMGAMLGPAILLGQYWRLVTAIFLHANLLHIGFNSLVLLDLGPAVEELYGSARFFFFYVVTGALGFVVSLFWHGGMGFSLGASGALLGLAGVMIGYTTRYPSSVG